One Narcine bancroftii isolate sNarBan1 chromosome 3, sNarBan1.hap1, whole genome shotgun sequence DNA window includes the following coding sequences:
- the apela gene encoding apelin receptor early endogenous ligand yields the protein MRLQQFFHILLLVCTSLLLISGQKAGKKWRRKIQRHNCLQRRCMPLHSRVPFP from the exons ATGAGACTTCAGCAATTCTTCCACATTCTTCTTCTTGTGTGCACAAGTCTTCTTTTGATCAGTGGACAAAAAGCAG GTAAAAAATGGAGaaggaaaatacaaaggcacaactGTTTGCAAAGAAGGTGCATGCCTCTCCATTCAAGAGTTCCCTTTCCCTAA